CCACATAAATGATCAAGGGGATTGCCATCCACAATGGTTTACGCCAGAGAAAGATCGTGAGTGCTGCGGCGAGCACTAGCGGCGAATGAATGGGACCCTGCCGTAAGAAAAGAAAGACCCATAGAGTCATCAACACCCAGATGCGGGTGTTTTTATCGGCAACAATATAGGCGGCAAGCCCGACCAAAAAATACGGGAGAATAAGCGTAAGACCAATCCACATGCGGACGGTCTCAATGGTGACATTGGGTATTATGAATGGAAGACCACCCACCAACATGCGCCCCGAATCAAGCAAAACATAAATATCCTGATCATCAGCAATGCCATAGCGGTCACGCCCAAAACGCATGGAGTAATCCCAAATGCGGTTGCCTTCGGACCAACCCAGCGAGAACGGATAATCCGTTACATTTTGCAGGGAAACGGCGATCGTGAATGCGCTCGATGCAAGGATAAGGGATGCAAGAAGCGGCTTCCAATCGATCAAAGAGTCGCCGCGCGTAATGAAATAAGAAAGAAGAAAGACCGATACCGCCCACAATAACAAGCGGAAATATATACCATCGAAGACAATGCCCCACATGGTGCGTTGCAGGAACCACGACGGAAGGACTAGGAACGCGGCAATGAACAACCAGCGCAGTGCGGAGATTTTGTTTCGGAACGAGATCAGTTTTTGAAAGGCGGGGAATATTTCTTCGCGGTCGAGAACTGCAAGCCCGGTCACAGTATAAAGCGCAATGGAAAATAATACAAAAAACCCGAATAGTGCAAACCACCGAAGAGAAAATTCTCCGATTGCCCTACCTGTACCCCACGCCACGTCATGGAACTCGATACATGCGCCGACGAGAATCCATGCGGAGGCAGTGATCGCGATCCATTTTCCAAAATCGATTGACGAACGCTTCATCCTTAACCTTTTTCTGACTGTGCTACGCGACTTTCCCCTCGCCCAAGCCTTGTTCGATGACCTGCAAATATGCTTCGCACATGCGGTCGGTCGTATAAGTGCTCAAGACTCGTTCACGCGCCGCCCTGCCCATGCGTTGACGGTCTTCCGGCGAGCGGAGCAATTGGATTATAGCCTGAGCCAACTCTACCGGAGACTCAAGCGCCACCAAGAGTCCATGTTCACCTGATCGGACGACTTCGTCCACGCCTTCGACCCGCGTTGCGATCACGGGAAGCCCCGCCATCATGCCTTCGAGCAGGGCCATCGGCAGTCCCTCCCAACGCGAAGGCAGGACGAAAACATCAGAAGCCGCGAGCAGTTCGGGGATTTCATCCCATTGACCTAGCAGCCTGACTTTATGTTGCAGATTCAATCTTTCGATCTGCGCTTGTAATTCATCATGCAGCGGGCCCGCGCCGCATATCCCTGCAACGGCGCGCGGATTTTCCTTTGCAACCACGGTCATGGCTTCGACGAGATATTCATGCCCCTTTTCGAAAACGAGCCGCCCGACTGCTACAAGAAATATTTCATCCCGGTTTATATTTAGCTTCTGCCTTACTGAATCCCGGTCGATGTGGCTTACCCCAAAGGGCATGATGGCATTGTAAATTGTGGCGATTTTGTTCGGGTTAACCCCGACATCGATGGCATTTTTCCTTGTGCGGGCAGAGGAAGCCACAAGTGTTTGAATCACACCGCGATTGACGAGGAAAGTATGCAACCCCTCGCGCCATCCGGACATGCCGCGAATCTCACCGAGATGCGTACCCACGCGGGCGCGAATCCCTGCCAGTTTGGCAAGCGGCATTCCGAGCAAATTACTGTCGTGCGTGAAGGTAATGATGGCGTCATAGTTCCCGTGTTTAAGAACGCGCCATAATTTCATCAGACCAGAGAATAATTTTGGCAGGCTACGAAGGTCGCCCGCTTTTTTATCGAAGGCTTCGAGATTTCGAATTTCAAAAGGATAGACCCTCGTCCATTTTTCATGCAGGTTGTCGCGGTCGTAGAAAAAAAGGACGGTCACTTTATGTCCACGAGATTGGAACCAAAGAGCCTGTTCCAGCAGAAGTTTCTGCGCGCCTCCCACCGCCATTTGTGTGCCGAGAAGAACGATGGAATATGACGGCATTGATTTACTTGCGCTCATTTTCCAACAAACGGACTATGTTTTGTGAAGCCTTGCCATCGCCAAAAAGATTTGGGCGGGTGGCAGGCACGGCAAAATCTCTAACCGCATTCAAGATCCTCCCCCGTTCTGTTCCAACGACCACATTCCAACCAGCTTCCACAGTTTCCACCCATTCGGTCTCTTCGCGTAAAGTGACGCAAGGCGTACCAAACCAATAAGCTTCTTTTTGTACACCGCCTGAATCTGTCAGGATTAAGCGGGCGTTCTTTTCCAGCCAGAGCATGTCAAGATAACCAACCGGCTCGATTAATTTGATATTCACGCCGGGAGTAACTCCTGCCACCTGAATCGCCTTGCGCGATCGCGGATGGACCGGGAAGAGGACGGTTTCGCCAAACATCGAAAATGTTTCAAGGATGTTCAGCAATGTATTTGTATTGTCCACGTTTGAGGCGCGATGGACTGTCGCCAAAAGGAACTGTTTTGATTTCAAATTTAATGAATTTAGGATCGTGGATTTCTTTTCCGCTCTTTTAGAGTGGCGCAAGACTGCATCGTACATCACGTCGCCGACGATATGCACGCCTGAGGTCACGCCTTCGAGTTTGAGATTATCCACTGCTTTTTGCGCCGGGCAAAATAATAGATCTGCGACATGATCAGTCAGCACTCGATTGATCTCTTCCGGCATCTCACGGTTGAAGCTGCGCAATCCCGCTTCGACATGCGCGACAGGGATGTGCAGTTTCGAAGCGACCAATGCGCCTGCCAGGGTGGAATTCGTGTCGCCATATACCAGCACCCAATCTGGCTTTTCCCTCTCGAAGATGGGCTCCATGCGGATGAGCATTTCACCCGTCTGCACAGAATGCCCTGCCGAGCCGACCTCAAGGTTGTAATCCGGTTCCGGAATATCCAATTCCTTGAAGAAGACTTCCGACATGCGTTCATCATAGTGCTGGCCCGTATGTACCAGAACTTCGACATGTTTTTCGCGCAGGATGCGGCTGACGGCCCCTGCCTTCACAAACTGCGGACGCGCCCCTACCACTGTGAGAATTCTCATAAAAGATATTCCATTTTTCGATTTGAAAAGCGACGGGATTATAACAAAAGCAATTCCTGTCATTGCGAGGGCGGTGTTCTTCCGCCCGAAGCAATCTAAGGATTAGCTGGAAGATTGCTTTTTACAAATTTGCTCGAAGAACTCCAACCGAGTCTCTTCTTTTTTACGCTGGTCGAGATGCGGCGCGACTGTATTGATATTTATCCGCCTGCCGACCATGTTATACGCAAACTGGCGGATGCGCTCCCTATTCTCTGCCACATTCCTTTCAGTGTTCGGGATGCGGAGAATCGTATCGAGTTCAACATCGTGCAGATCTGTATCGTGATACGCGATCACGACCGGGATCCCATACGCCAGCGCTTCGCGGACTTTCAGCACAGAT
This portion of the Anaerolineales bacterium genome encodes:
- a CDS encoding glycosyltransferase, which codes for MPSYSIVLLGTQMAVGGAQKLLLEQALWFQSRGHKVTVLFFYDRDNLHEKWTRVYPFEIRNLEAFDKKAGDLRSLPKLFSGLMKLWRVLKHGNYDAIITFTHDSNLLGMPLAKLAGIRARVGTHLGEIRGMSGWREGLHTFLVNRGVIQTLVASSARTRKNAIDVGVNPNKIATIYNAIMPFGVSHIDRDSVRQKLNINRDEIFLVAVGRLVFEKGHEYLVEAMTVVAKENPRAVAGICGAGPLHDELQAQIERLNLQHKVRLLGQWDEIPELLAASDVFVLPSRWEGLPMALLEGMMAGLPVIATRVEGVDEVVRSGEHGLLVALESPVELAQAIIQLLRSPEDRQRMGRAARERVLSTYTTDRMCEAYLQVIEQGLGEGKVA
- the wecB gene encoding UDP-N-acetylglucosamine 2-epimerase (non-hydrolyzing), with translation MRILTVVGARPQFVKAGAVSRILREKHVEVLVHTGQHYDERMSEVFFKELDIPEPDYNLEVGSAGHSVQTGEMLIRMEPIFEREKPDWVLVYGDTNSTLAGALVASKLHIPVAHVEAGLRSFNREMPEEINRVLTDHVADLLFCPAQKAVDNLKLEGVTSGVHIVGDVMYDAVLRHSKRAEKKSTILNSLNLKSKQFLLATVHRASNVDNTNTLLNILETFSMFGETVLFPVHPRSRKAIQVAGVTPGVNIKLIEPVGYLDMLWLEKNARLILTDSGGVQKEAYWFGTPCVTLREETEWVETVEAGWNVVVGTERGRILNAVRDFAVPATRPNLFGDGKASQNIVRLLENERK